Proteins encoded together in one Quercus lobata isolate SW786 chromosome 3, ValleyOak3.0 Primary Assembly, whole genome shotgun sequence window:
- the LOC115979429 gene encoding cytochrome P450 86B1-like, giving the protein MLWPVMGILPSVFLHINNLYDWTTRSLIKAGGTFHFRGMWMEGFYGIMTTVPSNIEYMLKTNFKNFPKGKHYIERFYDLLGNGIFNADDQLWKEQRRIAISEIHSSRFVEYSVQTMQDLVHQKLLKLLEKLVESGDSFDLQEVLLRFTFDNICTAALGIDPGCLALDLPEIPFVKAFEEATEFTLLRFLVPSFAWKVMRLLGVGYEKRLKKAIKIVNDFSEKIVTDRKNELVKFGSLNDHSDLLSRLIEDSDQGMKNHFSDKFLSDFCINFILAGRDTSSVALSWFFWLVHKNSEVESRIIGEINEILCYRKCKNEPYDVAFTVEELRKMVYLQAALSESLRLYPSVPFDFKEVIEDDVFPDGTMIKKGSQVVYCIYSMARMESIWGKDCLEFKPERWLKDGQFVSENQFKYVVFNAGPRLCLGKKFAYMQMKMIAASILLRYEVKVVEGHKVDPKLTTTLYMKHGLLVTIKPRLVGVA; this is encoded by the coding sequence ATGTTATGGCCAGTTATGGGGATCCTACCTTCGGTATTCCTACATATCAACAACCTTTATGATTGGACCACCAGGTCTTTGATCAAAGCTGGGGGTACCTTCCACTTCAGGGGAATGTGGATGGAAGGATTCTATGGAATCATGACCACTGTACCTTCAAACATTGAATATATGCTTAAAACAAACTTCAAGAATTTCCCCAAAGGTAAGCACTATATAGAGAGGTTTTATGACTTGCTTGGGAATGGTATTTTTAATGCTGATGATCAACTATGGAAGGAACAAAGACGAATCGCAATTTCTGAGATTCATTCAAGCAGGTTTGTGGAGTACTCAGTCCAAACCATGCAAGACCTGGTGCACCAGAAGCTACTAAAATTGTTAGAGAAACTCGTTGAGTCAGGGGATAGCTTTGATCTCCAAGAAGTGCTTCTTCGGTTCACATTTGATAACATTTGCACCGCTGCTCTTGGCATTGATCCAGGGTGCTTGGCCCTTGATTTACCTGAAATTCCTTTTGTAAAAGCTTTTGAAGAAGCCACGGAATTCACTCTATTGAGATTCTTGGTGCCATCTTTTGCATGGAAAGTCATGAGACTCCTTGGAGTTGGATATGAGAAGCGGCTCAAGAAGGCAATAAAAATCGTGAATGATTTTTCTGAGAAGATAGTGACTGATCGAAAGAACGAATTAGTGAAGTTTGGAAGCTTAAATGATCATTCTGACCTCTTGTCCAGACTCATTGAGGACTCTGACCAAGGtatgaaaaatcatttttcagACAAATTTCTCAGCGATTTCTGcattaatttcattttagcAGGACGAGACACGAGCTCTGTGGCATTGTCATGGTTCTTCTGGTTAGTACACAAGAACTCAGAGGTCGAAAGCAGAATTATCGGTGAGATTAATGAAATTTTGTGTTACCGCAAGTGCAAAAATGAACCATATGATGTGGCTTTTACAGTGGAAGAATTGAGGAAGATGGTGTATTTACAAGCAGCATTGTCTGAATCTCTGAGGCTTTACCCTTCAGTGCCATTTGACTTCAAAGAGGTTATTGAAGACGATGTTTTCCCGGATGGCACCATGATTAAGAAGGGGAGTCAGGTTGTTTACTGTATTTACTCAATGGCTCGAATGGAGTCCATATGGGGAAAAGATTGCTTGGAGTTTAAGCCAGAGAGGTGGCTTAAAGACGGGCAGTTTGTCAGCGAGAATCAATTCAAATATGTAGTGTTTAATGCTGGTCCAAGATTGTGTCTTGGAAAGAAATTTGCTTACATGCAGATGAAAATGATAGCGGCTTCAATCCTGTTGAGATATGAAGTTAAGGTTGTTGAAGGCCATAAAGTTGATCCAAAGCTGACAACCACTCTTTATATGAAGCATGGATTGCTAGTGACTATCAAGCCTAGGTTGGTTGGCGTTGCATAA